A stretch of DNA from Electrophorus electricus isolate fEleEle1 chromosome 18, fEleEle1.pri, whole genome shotgun sequence:
GGTGGATGCGCATTTCTCCGACTGACAAGATGTAAGGTGGTCTACAGCAGCCAAACACGACGTCGACTCCTTTAACATCTTCATGTTGGTAGTTGTGAGTACTCACCCACAACATGTGATCTTGCTGCTGACTTTGTGTTTTGACACAGATTTCTGTTCAGGGGACCAAAGACCTAGAGCCCAAACCAAACCCCCACTGCCAGTCAGTGATGAGGCCATATTGCCATATGACACAACATATATAGACTATATGACAACACGACAacaaaacacatgtgcacactcaccAAAGTCTCCTGAGGAGCAGGAGGCAAGTTGGTGTGTAACAGGGTTGTATGATACACACTGGATAGAGTCATTGTGGCTGTGAGAGAAATAagaaaacataaatatgaaaaCTGAATACTGGTTGAAGGGACATCCACACCAACGCTCTACATCGTGCAGATAACTGACACCAAAACAGTTAACCTACTTTAATGATCCATGTTAGCAATTCATGTCACTATGAACAACCCATAAAGTGGTTTCAAAAACCCTCACGTGTATTTGAGAATGCCCTCAAGTTTAGAGGTCCAGATGATAATGCTTTTGTCTGCAGAGCCTGAGGCAAAACGTTTTCCTGGAAGTCACACATCAGGATCACAACAACATCAGGATAAAAGGAAGAACTTACAAACAAAACTTACAACTGAACTTACAGTCCAGAAAATAAACCTACAGAACACTTACCATCTTTTGCATACGCCACACAGTacactgtgtctttgtgtccttTCAGCGGTTGTACAAGTGTTCCATCAGCTGTGTCATAAACCTGAGGCAAACATGGCTAGTTTGAAAAGACTTCTTCTAGCTGGAATACTCCCATTGTACCATTTATGCACACAAGACATATAATATCCTAATCCAATGAggattttaaaattttaaccaattcatatacatcatatacattCAAAACAGTTTAATTTAACATCCTGtatgttaatacattttaacatttagtgCATCAACACTATGGTGCGACGTTTAAAACTTGCAACATTACTTATAAATTTATTATATGAATAAGTAATTtcacaaaagaaacaaaggcTACGTACCAGAACTCTGTTTCCAGCTGCTACTATGAGCTGAGTGCCGTCTGGTTTGAAGGCCACATCGTAAATACTGCCACAAAATTAATGTCAGACGGTTCGATTAGCTTACGTGATTATcatcatattttattatagCTACACAACAAACTGACAAGCTAACATTAGAAACTGCTGCTAACACAACCGTTATAATTTACTTAAATTGTTCAGCCTCATTACAATAAAAAAGCTTCGTTCAGTGCACTGACACTAAAGGAAATCAAAATATGTCGATAAGTTAGCTTGATATTGGAAATCACCAGGTCTACCAATTAGCCCGCCAGCTAGTTACCTATGCTAATCTAGGTTAGCTAGGGCTACATTGCTTCCCTACTTTATTCTTATAGCCCAAGCTATGCGAACAGATTTTGCTGGTTCGCTAGCTAAGTGATGCTATTGGTATTTGAAGGTGGTCGAAGTTTTATTCAGTCATGTCCAAGGGAAGAAATCCTGAAGTAACATGAGAAAGACAAGGAACTACAATCATAAATGTCACGTTGCGAGCGTTTCAACGAATAAAGAGGTTAGCTAGCAGGTCAGCTAATATCGATATACTCTCAAATGGTTTACATAGTAACCACCGTTGCTAACCATATCTCCATCGAGTAGGGTCGCGTACAAACCCAATTAGCCAGCGTAGGACAGAGAAAATCATACCATTGTTCAACTTTGTCACGGTCGTGTACTTTGTCTATCCATGCGGGAGCAGCTCGCATTGTTATTTGTAAGGTTAAATCTATTTGTCTGTTTAAATCCACACGTTCAACAGGTACTCAAAGCGATAAAAAACGGGCGATGCAGCGGTTGCTAGGACCAAAAGTTCCAAGATGGCTGCTGgcatcaaaataaaagtcagaaCATGCGAAAGTATCTAATCTACTTTATTTGAAAACTGTCAAGAGCAACGTAAAAACAAGAACTATTCCTTCTCCAGTCACCCTACTATGAATCCTAATTGTAGTTGAAATGTACGTTATCACCGAGTGCTAACAGTATATTAtcatagtattaaaatattattataggATATCACAGCTAACTTTATCTTACATAAGAAAATGGACAGGGAATGCAATGCAGGGAATGTTtagaaaaacagatttttcagGAATACATTCACATGTTCTTGCAAACAACTATGCATGTACTATTAGTTATACATGTAgctatatatgtacatttttgatACAATGGAGATGAATTCTTCTagattgtgtatatattgttaaaaatgtGACAGAAGTATAGGTCTTATACAATCCTGTTGCTTTCACATCTATTGATATTTAGCAattctaattttttttctctcctagAGGAGTTCTATTCCTGTCTAATTTTGATGCATACGAGCATATTTGCTtagacatttacacacattttttttctctctgtttcacaaatatacatacataccttcatgcgcacatacacattcatgtgcacacatatatacatccaAATATACTTTGGAAgtctttatacatttatatagcaattATATAACTGAACTTTTTGTGCAAAGCACTGACACTGGTGTATGTAATCAGAATGCTATTTCTTATTGCTAGATCAATATTCAGTTGAAATGATAGCAGTAATGTAGATGTACTTATTGCAGATgcacttttttgtttctcttctgaATTCCATGGATGATTTGCAATGTGCCACTGCAAATGACAGCAGAATTTGTATAGAACATAAAGCGAGTCAGTTTCATTCTTTGCAGAAGACACTGACTATGTTACTCAAACTGGCTTTTTACTTGAGAAACATTATTCATGTTAGACCATATGTTAGTTTGCATGATGCTAGGCAACTGAtacatggttttgttttctcacaaCTGACTGCTGTAAGTCGCTGTTTACTGATTTGCcataaaacatacaaacaattGAGCTTGTGCAGAATGGTAATATCACACCAATTCTAATTTCATTACATTGGCTATTATAGGGCAGATTATTAAAGCATTACATGGATTAACACTATCACTATCATACATAGTAGAATGCCTGTCTTCCTATGTTCCAAATTGTTCTTCAAGGTCAAATAATGCAGGCTTGCTTAAAACACCAAACATTAATAAGAAAAGAAGTGGTGAGGCagcggggaaaaaaaacaagtttggATCGGCAACATCAGTGCATAATTTCAAGAAGCAGATGGAAACCAACTTTGTTTCTCAAGATTCTATTGTTTTTACTTACTTTTAATACTggtattattgcatttatttttttatattgtttatatttactgctatttaaatgtaatttttaatatttattttaaaattatattatcattactcattgttattattactattattagtattactaTTGTCTATTTTATACTACTTTTTACCCCTACATGTCTgcttatatgattatatgacaTTTTTATCTCTTTTATATAATACTATTCGTAGATGCAGTATGCCCTTTTCATGTTTTACCTTTATTGCCTGTAGCAAATATGCATCGAATTAAGGTCTGGATCACACAGCAGCTTCTAGAGTAAAAACTCTGGGGCGTGGCTAGAGTCAAGGGACTTGCGGACAGTCAATAAACTACACATGCAACAATAACACATATAGATTTAAAGTATTAGAAtagttttattatatatatatatatatatatatatatatatatatatatatatatatatatatatatagcaattttacttgcagtgtttttatttgcattgaAATGTCAATAGTTTTGCTCTCAAATTCATTAAGTTTGATCATATAAAGGAACAAAATTAATTCCATTGAATTTGAGTACGTGAACATTTTAAAGCGGATCGCCCAGTACGTTAGGTGGCAGTAGTATGGTTATGGTTGCGACTTAACGTGAAAGGAAGAAGAAGTTGACCCAAGCAAACGAAGCTTAGCTGTTTTATTCAAGATAAGGGAAAGCagagttttaacattttttttgcaaacgAGCATTTGTTTAGCCAGCATTATTTCTGTGGTATGATTTCCGTGGCATACATGAACAATACCGAATAAAGGCATGCACGAAGTCTGAAACTCGCATGTAACTTACGCGGGAAGTCATGTCAAGTAAGTCCATAAGAAAAAGGTTCAAGCAGCTAGTTATTTCATGTTCAGAAATGCTTGTGTTATCACGGTTgatgttattttattacattttcaatgCAGAAATTGATCATTTCCAAAGatctttatttaataataatggtaCATAATAATTATGGTACATCATGGGCTTTGTAATTAGTGTGTGAAACCACTATATGGAAATCTAGAGCAGCAGGTGGCTGTTACTGTGTTCTTGGTGTAGTGTAATGATCTGTTTTGAGCTTAGCTTTTAACAGACAGCTAAAAATATAGCTAGGTGACTTTGAAATTGACAGAACGTGCATACAGGAAACAGGCTTTGACAAAATGATACACAATTTATTATAAGaacacatatattaaaataatccaaCATACTTTAGCACAGACTGTCTATATTTCGTTCACCATATAGAAGCAAACTGTGAAGTGTTTGAGGTGATGCCTGTCACCACAAAAGGGCTGCCTCCTGGCTGGACAATAGAGACAAAGCAACGAAAACAAGGCAAGACAGCAGGCAAAACAGACACATATATCATTAGGTAGGTGTTAATATAGATTGATCCCAGTAGAGCATCTTTCTCTGATTGCACCTCTTCATGCTTCATGCTTCACCAATTTATTGACAAAAATCCTCTATTTTGTCATGTCATGCAGTATTCATTTAATGGACTCCAAAGTCAATCCCATACATACTAGGGCTTTAGCTCTGTAGAATAACAAagtcttcatatatatatatatatatatatatatatatatacacacacacacagtgaagctGGGGGCCATAATGATGATTTTCAAATCCTTTTCCTATGGTGAGAATCATTGTCAGTGTGCAGTAACATGCATGAACTACTAACAAGAGCTGGTAAATGATCTAAATGTTTCATGTGCAATAATGTCTTTGTATTATCACTGTTGGTGTCTGTTGTAATACCTGGACTTTTAAATaagtgtaaaaaacaaaaaggaaaaaaaaaaggtgtaaaaTACGTTTGCTGTCTTTAAGTCCTCAGGGCAAGCGCTTCAGGTCCAGAGCAGCTCTCCAGGACTACCTGCTCTCCAAGGAAAGCACCGAGACAGGCTCCTTCGGCTTCACCCCACCCGGAAATAACCTCGGAGGCTCCCAGCGCCACgagaggcaggcagggaggCCGGGGAGGGCACCGCAAGCGAGGAAGCGTGCCGTTAGACGGACGCAGACGGAGAATGGGAAGAGCGAAGAAGGAGAGGAGCCGGAGCGGAGCGGGCCCGAGAGCGCGAGCGTGGAACCGGCCAGCGGAGCAGCTCCGGTGGAGAACACACAAGCCGCGGTGCCCACCGTGAGGGTGCAGGCCGCGTCAGACAGCGACAGAGATGGTGACGGAAAGGACGAGGATGTGGAAGGGCGGGATCAAGTGAATGAAGGAAAACTGATTGACCCGGCCACAAGGGGGAGCTGTTCCCCTCTTAGAAACGCGCAAAGTGGTGCGTTCCTCCTCAGCGTACTGCCCCTTCACCATATCATATTACATATCATTACATACAGTCGTACCTCCATATGAAAAGTTCTTAAGATTGATAAAGTCACCTAAAATAATGGTTGCTTTCACTGAATCTTTGTGGTGGTTGTTCCATTCTgtttatttcatcttttttttttgtttcaggcACCAGATTACTGGCAGAAAAGCGCCGAACCAGTCCGTATTTCAGCAGAAAGACTGATGGTAGGTAACTCGAAATGGCgtaatttcacacattttcacGTCTGTCAGGGATGGTCTGAGAATCAAGTTAACATGCTGGAACATTCCACCAAGATTCATCCAggatctctctccctttttctccctccacctctccccaaGGTCTCAGTCCTCCAAAACGTAAAGCACTCAGAAAGTGGACCCCTCCTCGTTCCCCCTTCAACCTGGTGCAAGAAACCCTGTTTCACGACCCCTGGAAGCTTCTAGTGGCCACCATCTTCCTCAACAAAACCAGTGGTGCATATAAAGCATGTTTATACACAAGAGCAATACACTGAATTAATGTTAAGATTTCAGTGATTATTATTTCAGTGATATACTGTTAGAATAATGCTGTTGGCTCAGTGCAGTGCACACATGAGAGCATGCAGAGCGTTTATTTTCCAGGGTTCACcatctgctgtgttttttttctgttctaacACACTTAAAGGACATCATgtgctgagtcaggtgtgtAAATGATACAGGGAAAACCACTTCGATGTGTTTGCCAACGCGTCTGTGTTTATGTAACAAGTGCCTCCTGTGCTGGGCGTGCGGAtgcgtgtttgggtgtgtaGGAAAGTTGGCAATACCACTGCTTTGGCGGTTTTTTGAGCGCTACCCGTCTGCTGACGCAACACGGGCGAGCGACTGGAAGGCGCTGGCTGACCTCCTTCAGCCGCTCGGCCTCCATGTCTTGCGAGCCAAAGCGCTTATCCGCTTCTCCGGTGAGTGGCTGCTTCCTAATGGCTGATTAGTCTTCGAGTGATGATGCGATTGGTTATGCTTCTTCAGATATTTACAAAATGATGGAAGGATGGTCTTTGTAAGGACAGATTAGGGTTAGTGAAGAATAGTTTGAAAAGGAAACAGATTGTTGGTCACTGTCATAGCACAATCCAAACTAATTATTAAAGCTgctattttgtttttccacaaaTGGTTCATCACAGATGGCAACTAAACATTCCGTTTAGTAATAGTGTCATGCCCACAGCATCAAACAAACTATTTATAGCCAGCACTGTTTATCAAGCAAGTGTTAAATTACGGGAACTTACAGTACATGACCAATTTCACATATTCTTAGTTACCATTATAGGAACATTTTGACAAATCTCAAAGGTTCTTAAAGAAGACACTGAGGTATTATGT
This window harbors:
- the mbd4 gene encoding methyl-CpG-binding domain protein 4 isoform X3, producing the protein MSKANCEVFEVMPVTTKGLPPGWTIETKQRKQGKTAGKTDTYIISPQGKRFRSRAALQDYLLSKESTETGSFGFTPPGNNLGGSQRHERQAGRPGRAPQARKRAVRRTQTENGKSEEGEEPERSGPESASVEPASGAAPVENTQAAVPTVRVQAASDSDRDGDGKDEDVEGRDQVNEGKLIDPATRGSCSPLRNAQSGTRLLAEKRRTSPYFSRKTDGLSPPKRKALRKWTPPRSPFNLVQETLFHDPWKLLVATIFLNKTSDEYLTKSWRYPIELHGIGKYGNDSYRIFCVGEWKEVIPNDHKLNDYHTWLWENHERLGI
- the mbd4 gene encoding methyl-CpG-binding domain protein 4 isoform X2, which encodes MSKANCEVFEVMPVTTKGLPPGWTIETKQRKQGKTAGKTDTYIISPQGKRFRSRAALQDYLLSKESTETGSFGFTPPGNNLGGSQRHERQAGRPGRAPQARKRAVRRTQTENGKSEEGEEPERSGPESASVEPASGAAPVENTQAAVPTVRVQAASDSDRDGDGKDEDVEGRDQVNEGKLIDPATRGSCSPLRNAQSGTRLLAEKRRTSPYFSRKTDGLSPPKRKALRKWTPPRSPFNLVQETLFHDPWKLLVATIFLNKTSGHHVLSQESWQYHCFGGFLSATRLLTQHGRATGRRWLTSFSRSASMSCEPKRLSASPMSTSQSHGGILSSYTASASTAMTPTAYSVWGNGKRSSQMITS
- the mbd4 gene encoding methyl-CpG-binding domain protein 4 isoform X1; this translates as MSKANCEVFEVMPVTTKGLPPGWTIETKQRKQGKTAGKTDTYIISPQGKRFRSRAALQDYLLSKESTETGSFGFTPPGNNLGGSQRHERQAGRPGRAPQARKRAVRRTQTENGKSEEGEEPERSGPESASVEPASGAAPVENTQAAVPTVRVQAASDSDRDGDGKDEDVEGRDQVNEGKLIDPATRGSCSPLRNAQSGTRLLAEKRRTSPYFSRKTDGLSPPKRKALRKWTPPRSPFNLVQETLFHDPWKLLVATIFLNKTSGKLAIPLLWRFFERYPSADATRASDWKALADLLQPLGLHVLRAKALIRFSDEYLTKSWRYPIELHGIGKYGNDSYRIFCVGEWKEVIPNDHKLNDYHTWLWENHERLGI